The proteins below come from a single Gammaproteobacteria bacterium genomic window:
- the gspH gene encoding type II secretion system minor pseudopilin GspH — protein MRVGQRAAAGFTLLEMLVVVAVIGIILSFAVLNLGGDRRAAELSAESRRFAELLRLASEQAVLRGEEWGVQIDLDEYRFLLYRDDGWALREGDDLFHPRTLAPDTELDIELEGRDLVLENSGEIKPTLLLLSSGEVSPFTAVFATNATEYRYRVQADLFGDIHWEALEPW, from the coding sequence AGATGTTGGTGGTGGTCGCCGTCATCGGCATCATCCTGAGCTTCGCCGTCCTGAACCTCGGCGGCGACCGGCGCGCCGCAGAGTTGTCCGCCGAATCCCGCCGTTTCGCCGAACTGCTGCGCCTGGCCAGCGAGCAGGCGGTGCTGCGCGGCGAGGAATGGGGCGTGCAGATCGACCTGGACGAGTACCGTTTCCTCCTCTACCGCGACGACGGGTGGGCGCTGCGCGAGGGCGACGACCTGTTCCACCCCCGCACGCTCGCGCCGGATACCGAACTGGACATCGAACTGGAAGGCCGTGACCTCGTGCTGGAGAACAGTGGCGAGATCAAGCCCACGCTGCTGTTGCTGTCGAGCGGCGAGGTGAGCCCGTTCACCGCCGTGTTCGCCACCAACGCCACCGAGTACCGCTATCGGGTACAGGCCGACCTGTTCGGCGACATCCACTGGGAGGCACTGGAGCCCTGGTGA
- the gspI gene encoding type II secretion system minor pseudopilin GspI produces the protein MTVSRSHRPHSRGFTLVEVLVALAVLALALAAAVRAGGAYVGNQVYLQERTLAHWVARNALIELQLEPRWPGIGERSGSVDLAEQEWEWRAKVEQSPDEDLRRIDVSVWRGTKAEGEALAGLSGFVERRE, from the coding sequence GTGACCGTATCCCGCTCCCACCGGCCGCACAGCCGCGGTTTCACGCTCGTCGAGGTGCTGGTCGCGCTCGCCGTGCTGGCCCTGGCCCTGGCCGCGGCCGTCCGCGCCGGCGGCGCCTACGTCGGCAACCAGGTCTATCTCCAGGAACGCACGCTGGCACACTGGGTGGCGCGCAATGCACTCATCGAACTGCAACTGGAACCCCGTTGGCCGGGTATCGGCGAGCGCAGCGGCAGCGTCGACCTGGCCGAGCAGGAATGGGAGTGGCGCGCGAAGGTCGAGCAGAGCCCCGACGAGGATCTGCGCCGCATCGATGTATCGGTGTGGCGTGGTACCAAGGCCGAGGGTGAGGCCCTGGCCGGGCTGAGCGGTTTCGTGGAGCGGCGCGAATGA
- the gspK gene encoding type II secretion system minor pseudopilin GspK, with translation MAVSAARLNLRPGPRGGRPGRQAGVALIMALMVVALATIAAAAMASRQQLDVRRTANLLDGDQAYVYALAVESWARMILARDARDNQTDHLDEVWAQRMPPIGVPGGQIDGYVADLQGRFNLNNLVNADGQISQGDFDYFQRLLRALELDERLALAIVDWIDPDFDTRFPDGAEDDFYLATEWPYRAANQPLQSISELRLIRGVDVETWRRLTPFVTALPVRTAININTATAPLLQALAEGLAAQDGEQLVEKRPADGYASIDILLQETAFAGKQVDAGRLAVASQFFLVRSDVQVGTARAQVYSIVQRNADRLTTLARTQGAW, from the coding sequence ATGGCTGTTTCTGCTGCCCGCCTGAATCTTCGTCCGGGCCCCCGCGGAGGCCGGCCGGGCCGGCAGGCGGGCGTCGCCCTGATCATGGCGCTCATGGTGGTCGCCCTGGCGACGATTGCCGCCGCCGCCATGGCCTCGCGACAGCAGCTGGACGTGCGTCGCACCGCCAACCTGCTGGATGGCGATCAGGCCTATGTCTACGCCCTGGCCGTGGAGAGTTGGGCGCGCATGATCCTGGCCCGCGATGCGCGTGACAACCAAACCGATCACCTCGACGAGGTCTGGGCCCAGCGCATGCCGCCCATCGGTGTGCCGGGCGGGCAGATCGATGGGTATGTCGCCGACCTGCAGGGGCGTTTCAATCTCAACAACCTCGTCAACGCGGACGGCCAGATCAGTCAGGGGGATTTCGACTATTTCCAGCGGCTGCTGCGGGCACTGGAACTCGACGAGCGCCTGGCGCTGGCCATCGTCGATTGGATCGATCCCGATTTCGACACGCGCTTCCCGGACGGTGCGGAAGACGATTTCTATCTGGCGACGGAATGGCCCTACCGGGCGGCCAACCAGCCGCTGCAAAGCATCAGCGAGCTGCGCCTGATCCGCGGCGTGGATGTCGAGACCTGGCGGCGGCTCACGCCCTTCGTCACCGCCCTGCCGGTGCGCACCGCCATCAACATCAACACCGCCACGGCCCCGCTGCTGCAGGCGCTCGCCGAAGGACTGGCCGCGCAGGATGGCGAGCAGCTGGTGGAGAAGCGCCCCGCCGATGGCTACGCGAGCATCGACATCCTGCTGCAGGAGACGGCCTTCGCTGGTAAGCAGGTGGATGCCGGCCGGCTCGCGGTCGCCAGCCAGTTCTTCCTGGTGCGCTCCGATGTCCAGGTCGGCACCGCCCGCGCCCAGGTCTACAGCATCGTGCAGCGCAACGCCGACCGGCTGACCACGCTGGCGCGCACCCAGGGGGCTTGGTAG
- the gspJ gene encoding type II secretion system minor pseudopilin GspJ — MRRQRAFTLIELLIALSIFAVLALLAYGGLNNLMVTRAATEVRAEELNRLQMTYRLLERDIEQWVPRPIRNEFGEREASLRAGDRIEAVLELTRGGWRNPAEQPRSALQRVAYAVRDKALLRYQWPTLDRAPDAEPREQTLLEDVDELRLRFLDAADQWQERWPPAGQAAGQPAAPGQPGAEIPPRAVEVVLISARWGELRWLFLLPA, encoded by the coding sequence ATGAGACGCCAGCGGGCCTTCACCCTGATCGAATTGCTGATCGCCCTGAGCATCTTCGCGGTCCTGGCGCTGCTCGCCTACGGTGGCCTGAACAATCTGATGGTCACGCGCGCCGCCACCGAGGTGCGCGCCGAGGAACTGAACCGCCTGCAGATGACCTACCGTCTGCTCGAACGCGACATCGAACAGTGGGTGCCACGACCGATCCGCAACGAATTCGGCGAGCGCGAGGCCTCATTGCGCGCCGGTGACCGCATCGAGGCCGTACTCGAGCTCACCCGCGGCGGCTGGCGCAATCCGGCCGAGCAACCGCGCAGTGCCTTGCAGCGGGTTGCCTATGCGGTACGGGACAAGGCGCTGCTGCGCTACCAGTGGCCGACGCTCGACCGCGCGCCGGACGCCGAGCCGCGCGAACAGACGTTGCTGGAGGATGTCGATGAGCTGCGTCTGCGCTTCCTCGACGCGGCCGACCAGTGGCAGGAGCGCTGGCCGCCGGCCGGCCAGGCGGCCGGTCAGCCGGCCGCGCCGGGGCAGCCGGGCGCGGAGATCCCGCCGCGCGCGGTCGAGGTGGTGCTGATCAGTGCCCGCTGGGGAGAGCTGCGATGGCTGTTTCTGCTGCCCGCCTGA